From one bacterium Scap17 genomic stretch:
- a CDS encoding DUF924 domain-containing protein produces the protein MPPSSPSESPQPDAARLIADSHPQARQVLDYWFTQLTPKDWFRKSDALDAQLRERFAELLEQAQACELWEWRTTPGGRLAEILLLDQFARNIHRDTPRAFSGDNLALALSQQAVMLGDLEHLPIAWQPFAIMPWMHSESLRIHEYAEQLFARPGLEHTLRYEHLHADIVRRFGRYPHRNAILGRESTPDEVAFLGQPGSSF, from the coding sequence ATGCCCCCCTCAAGCCCCTCGGAATCCCCGCAACCTGACGCCGCCAGGCTGATCGCGGACAGCCATCCCCAGGCACGGCAGGTACTCGATTACTGGTTCACTCAGCTGACGCCCAAGGACTGGTTTCGCAAGAGCGATGCCCTCGATGCTCAGCTGCGCGAACGATTCGCGGAGCTACTCGAGCAGGCGCAGGCCTGTGAACTGTGGGAGTGGCGCACCACTCCCGGTGGGCGGCTGGCGGAAATCCTGCTGCTGGACCAGTTTGCGCGCAATATCCATCGCGATACGCCGCGCGCCTTCAGTGGCGACAACCTGGCACTCGCGCTCTCCCAGCAGGCCGTCATGCTGGGCGATCTGGAGCACTTGCCGATCGCGTGGCAGCCCTTCGCGATCATGCCGTGGATGCACAGCGAATCGTTGCGCATCCATGAATACGCCGAACAATTGTTCGCACGCCCCGGTCTCGAGCACACCTTGCGCTACGAGCATCTGCATGCGGACATCGTGCGTAGATTCGGCCGTTACCCGCATCGCAATGCGATTCTCGGTCGCGAGTCCACGCCTGACGAGGTCGCCTTCCTGGGCCAGCCAGGCTCATCCTTCTGA
- a CDS encoding GlsB/YeaQ/YmgE family stress response membrane protein, with product MGIILGLIIGGLAGWIAGNIMRGGSFGILGNIVVGVVGGLLGSVIFKLLGLATTGIIGSLVVSVVGAVVLLWIVSKVKSKA from the coding sequence ATGGGTATCATTCTCGGATTGATCATCGGTGGTCTGGCCGGCTGGATCGCAGGCAACATCATGCGCGGCGGCAGCTTCGGCATTCTTGGCAACATCGTCGTCGGTGTCGTCGGCGGCCTGCTGGGCAGCGTCATCTTCAAGCTGCTGGGGCTCGCCACCACCGGCATCATCGGCTCGCTGGTCGTCTCGGTCGTGGGGGCGGTGGTGTTGCTGTGGATCGTCTCGAAGGTCAAGTCCAAAGCCTGA
- the katE gene encoding catalase HPII, which translates to MASNEHDSAPSSPSNADSAKCPYHEGQNRSAEGENPYTHPNRNGPHDTRPNAGDGHAKDEALETYRTDAEGHDLRTNQGLRIADNHNSLKAGERGPTLMEDFIFREKMNHFDNERIPERIVHARGAAAHGYFQAYDNAARYSKAGVFSDPSRKTPVFVRFSTVQGSRGSNDTVRDVRGFATKFYTDDGNWDLVGNDIPVFFIQDAMKFPDFVHAVKPEPHNEIPQGQSAHDTFWDFVSLMPETTHTVLWTMSDRAFPRHYRNMEGFGVHTFRLIDSEGVSRFVKFHWKPVAGTCSLIWDEAQKLWGRDPDFNRRMMWDDIKSGAPLEWELGIQVVEEKDEHSFDFDILDPTKLIPESLVPVVPIGKMVLDRNPDNYFAETEQVAFNPANIVPGIDFSNDPLLQGRLFSYLDTQMLRLGGPNFHEIPINQPVCPFHNNQRDAQHRQTINTGQASYEPNSIDGGWPAETPPSNDAHGGFEPHHERIEAHKVRARSASFGDHYSQATLFWNSQTDVEKEHIIAAYTFELSKVERPWIRERVITEILPNIDLELARRVGENHGIETPTSKPAPDGELGTRQVDSDPALSLMARLPDSIATRKVAILAADGVAMEDVRSTKEQLAAEGAEGVLIAPSMAPIKAGDGTMLSPDAMLNGLPSVAVDAVVVAGGVGSVETLSGSGLGLYYVQEAYKHLKPIVAIGEGKELLAAARVSVEEGVILVDDVLAASLPLRDALMAHRVWSRDARANQMPA; encoded by the coding sequence ATGGCGAGCAATGAGCACGATTCTGCACCTTCTTCCCCGTCGAATGCCGACAGTGCGAAGTGCCCCTATCATGAGGGCCAGAATCGCTCGGCAGAGGGAGAGAACCCCTATACCCATCCCAACCGCAATGGGCCGCACGACACCAGGCCCAATGCCGGTGATGGCCATGCCAAGGACGAGGCGTTGGAGACCTATCGCACCGACGCCGAAGGGCATGATCTGCGTACCAACCAGGGGCTGCGCATCGCGGACAACCACAACTCGCTGAAGGCGGGAGAGCGCGGTCCGACCCTGATGGAAGATTTCATCTTCCGCGAGAAGATGAACCACTTCGACAATGAACGTATTCCTGAGCGTATCGTTCACGCGCGCGGCGCGGCCGCGCACGGGTATTTTCAGGCCTACGACAATGCCGCCAGATATTCCAAGGCTGGTGTGTTCAGCGACCCGTCCAGGAAGACGCCGGTATTCGTGCGCTTCTCGACCGTGCAGGGCTCGCGTGGCTCCAACGACACCGTGCGCGACGTGCGCGGCTTCGCGACCAAGTTCTATACCGATGACGGCAACTGGGACCTGGTCGGCAATGACATCCCGGTCTTCTTCATCCAGGACGCGATGAAGTTTCCCGACTTCGTGCACGCGGTGAAGCCGGAACCGCACAACGAGATTCCCCAGGGGCAGTCGGCCCACGATACCTTCTGGGACTTCGTGTCACTGATGCCGGAAACCACTCACACCGTGCTGTGGACCATGTCGGACCGCGCCTTCCCGCGTCATTACCGCAACATGGAAGGCTTCGGTGTGCATACCTTCCGTCTGATTGACAGCGAAGGCGTGTCGCGCTTCGTCAAGTTCCACTGGAAGCCGGTGGCCGGTACCTGCTCGCTGATCTGGGATGAAGCCCAGAAGCTGTGGGGGCGTGACCCGGACTTCAACCGTCGCATGATGTGGGATGACATCAAGAGCGGTGCACCGCTGGAGTGGGAGCTGGGCATTCAGGTGGTCGAGGAGAAGGACGAGCACAGCTTCGACTTCGACATTCTCGACCCCACCAAGCTGATCCCCGAATCGCTGGTACCGGTGGTGCCGATCGGCAAGATGGTGCTGGACCGCAATCCGGACAACTACTTCGCCGAGACCGAGCAGGTCGCCTTCAATCCGGCCAACATCGTGCCGGGGATCGACTTCTCCAATGACCCGCTGCTGCAGGGGCGTCTGTTCTCCTATCTGGATACCCAGATGCTGCGCCTTGGTGGGCCGAACTTCCACGAGATTCCCATCAACCAGCCGGTGTGCCCGTTCCACAACAACCAGCGCGATGCCCAGCATCGACAGACCATCAACACGGGGCAGGCGTCCTACGAGCCGAACTCCATCGATGGTGGCTGGCCGGCCGAGACACCGCCGTCCAACGATGCCCATGGCGGCTTCGAGCCGCATCATGAGCGCATCGAGGCGCACAAGGTACGTGCGCGCAGTGCCTCCTTCGGGGATCACTATTCCCAGGCCACCCTGTTCTGGAACAGTCAGACTGACGTGGAGAAGGAGCACATCATCGCGGCCTACACCTTCGAGCTTTCCAAGGTCGAGCGTCCGTGGATCCGAGAGCGGGTGATCACCGAGATCCTGCCCAACATCGATCTGGAGCTGGCACGTCGCGTCGGTGAGAATCACGGCATCGAGACACCGACCAGCAAGCCCGCGCCGGACGGTGAACTGGGCACCCGCCAGGTCGACAGCGACCCGGCGCTGAGCCTGATGGCGCGCCTGCCGGACTCGATCGCCACCCGCAAGGTCGCGATTCTGGCCGCCGATGGCGTCGCCATGGAAGATGTTCGCTCGACCAAGGAACAGCTGGCCGCCGAGGGTGCCGAAGGGGTGTTGATCGCCCCGAGCATGGCGCCGATCAAGGCCGGAGACGGCACCATGCTGTCGCCGGATGCGATGCTCAATGGCCTGCCGTCCGTGGCGGTGGATGCCGTCGTCGTCGCTGGCGGTGTGGGTAGCGTCGAGACGCTGAGCGGCTCGGGCCTCGGGCTCTATTATGTCCAGGAAGCCTACAAGCACCTGAAGCCCATCGTGGCCATCGGCGAAGGCAAGGAGCTGCTGGCCGCCGCACGCGTGTCGGTCGAGGAGGGCGTCATCCTGGTGGATGATGTACTCGCCGCCAGCCTGCCGCTGCGTGATGCCCTGATGGCTCACCGGGTGTGGTCGCGCGATGCGCGTGCCAATCAGATGCCAGCATGA
- a CDS encoding catalase — MSQTPRYTTGNGAPVPHDDISQTAGPNGSLTFDNWRLFEKLAHFNRERIPERVVHARGVAAYGTFTLTRDLSDLTIARFLQGVGKQTPLLARFSTVAGGQDSGDNTRDVRGFSLKFYTEEGNWDMVGNNTPVFFIREPSKFPDFIHTQKKDPRTNMVDWQNRWEFWANHPQALHQVTILMSDRGIPKSLTTMNGYSSHTLSLWNDKGERVWVKWHFKTDQGHETLTDDEAAQVAPDFHQHDMFTRLERGERPSWTVNIQVMTEQQARDYHINPFDLTKVWPHGDFPLIEIGKMELNRNPENYFAEVEQSVFSPSNFVPGIGASPDRVLQSRLWAYADAHRYRVGANAEQLPVNRPICPVNHYQRDGVMAGMCPVTGHGGGPLGGQAGQGVPGETKEGGQYSRTNFYPNERADQGAPVPDATVAEPPMPLEQNAWMGYHDNSDEDNYSQAGNLYRLFDEGQKTRITDVIAGTMVGVSHVVQDKMIAHFRQADADYGDRIATKLAKLDPR; from the coding sequence ATGTCCCAGACTCCACGCTATACCACAGGTAACGGCGCCCCGGTGCCTCACGATGACATCAGCCAGACAGCGGGCCCGAATGGTTCACTGACCTTCGACAACTGGCGTCTGTTCGAGAAGCTGGCGCACTTCAACCGTGAGCGCATTCCGGAGCGTGTCGTCCACGCCCGCGGCGTTGCCGCCTACGGCACCTTCACCCTGACCCGTGACCTGTCTGATCTGACCATCGCCCGCTTCCTGCAGGGTGTCGGCAAGCAGACCCCGTTGCTGGCGCGTTTCTCCACCGTGGCCGGTGGCCAGGACAGCGGCGACAATACCCGTGACGTGCGTGGCTTCTCCTTGAAGTTCTATACCGAGGAAGGCAACTGGGACATGGTCGGCAACAACACGCCGGTGTTCTTCATCCGCGAACCGTCCAAGTTTCCTGACTTCATTCACACCCAGAAGAAAGACCCGCGCACCAACATGGTCGACTGGCAGAACCGCTGGGAATTCTGGGCCAACCATCCGCAGGCGCTGCATCAGGTCACCATCCTGATGTCCGACCGCGGCATCCCGAAGTCGTTGACCACCATGAACGGCTACAGCTCGCACACGCTGAGCCTGTGGAACGACAAGGGCGAGCGCGTCTGGGTCAAGTGGCACTTCAAGACCGATCAGGGCCACGAGACACTGACCGATGACGAAGCGGCACAGGTCGCACCGGACTTCCACCAGCACGACATGTTCACCCGCCTCGAGCGTGGCGAGCGTCCGAGCTGGACCGTCAACATCCAGGTGATGACCGAGCAGCAGGCACGTGATTACCACATCAACCCGTTCGATCTGACCAAGGTGTGGCCGCATGGTGACTTCCCGCTGATCGAGATCGGCAAGATGGAGCTCAACCGCAACCCGGAGAACTACTTCGCGGAAGTCGAGCAGTCCGTCTTCTCGCCGTCCAACTTCGTGCCGGGTATCGGCGCCTCGCCGGACCGTGTGCTGCAGTCTCGTCTGTGGGCCTACGCCGATGCACACCGCTATCGTGTCGGTGCCAACGCCGAGCAGCTGCCGGTCAATCGTCCGATCTGCCCGGTCAACCACTACCAGCGTGATGGCGTGATGGCGGGCATGTGCCCGGTCACCGGCCACGGTGGCGGCCCGCTGGGCGGCCAGGCCGGTCAGGGCGTGCCGGGAGAGACGAAGGAAGGTGGCCAGTACTCACGCACCAACTTCTATCCCAACGAGCGTGCTGACCAGGGCGCCCCGGTGCCGGACGCTACCGTCGCCGAGCCGCCGATGCCGCTGGAGCAGAACGCCTGGATGGGCTATCACGACAACAGCGATGAGGATAACTACAGCCAGGCCGGCAACCTCTATCGTCTGTTCGACGAAGGCCAGAAGACGCGCATCACCGACGTCATCGCCGGCACCATGGTTGGCGTCAGCCACGTGGTCCAGGACAAGATGATCGCGCACTTCCGTCAGGCGGATGCCGATTATGGTGATCGTATCGCCACCAAGCTGGCCAAGCTCGATCCGCGCTGA
- a CDS encoding S9 family peptidase gives MPARHTRAPHFHEVAMPDSPVQRHYRADDPEWHWLEERDTPEVTTFLTAVNAESDRWFAPLAPLSDALYHGHLARRELAVSSLAEALDHYVYWSETAADADYPVWWRHAIGADPADTRQHECLLDLQSLSRHHDFVELGEMAISPDEQQLAWTLDTSGDEVFSLRLATLNATDGDSRNAGHDDECLLEDIGPDLVWAEDGQHLLFTRYDSTQRPFEIWCLNVTSRAETLLYREEDSEFWVGMGKTRSRAWLILETASKDTSETWLLKADAPLDEMRLVRARETGVEYGVDHRPGHFYVLHNRQAPHFQLDIASEHAPGDWQPLIATRDEVTLEGVEAFSWGLMVDERDHRQAQAWLRVIEFEGTAQTQAISRDERLAMPEQPLSQGLGDCPHFDARRLRIREESFTTPPSWIELDLDTGARRLLKRQTVHGDLAPEQLISRRLWATSNDGEQVPVSVVMRRDLCDDTGRPHAPLPVLLYGYGAYGETLDPWFSIARLELLTRGVAFAVAHVRGGGDRGEPWYLAGKLEHKENSFNDFLAARDALVEHGVGAADRIAAYGASAGGLLVGASLNKRPEAFCAAVLDVPFVDVLRTMENPELPLTTAEYTEWGNPHENEARRRIRAYSPLDNLSAAPYPPLFLQGSWHDTRVPYWEPAKLYARLRQMDCTPHPVLLRTDMSAGHGGASGRFKAWHDNARQDAFLLWALGVCEKADGNEATRDND, from the coding sequence ATGCCCGCCCGACACACTCGAGCACCCCACTTTCACGAGGTAGCCATGCCCGATAGCCCCGTCCAGCGCCATTATCGTGCCGATGACCCCGAATGGCACTGGCTTGAAGAACGCGACACGCCAGAGGTCACCACCTTTCTCACGGCGGTCAACGCCGAGAGTGATCGCTGGTTCGCACCGCTCGCGCCGCTGAGCGACGCCCTCTATCACGGCCATCTTGCGCGCCGCGAACTGGCCGTCTCAAGCCTGGCCGAGGCACTGGATCACTACGTCTATTGGAGCGAGACCGCGGCAGACGCCGACTATCCGGTCTGGTGGCGCCATGCGATCGGCGCCGACCCCGCCGATACCCGCCAGCACGAATGCCTGCTGGACCTGCAGAGCCTGTCGCGCCATCACGACTTCGTCGAACTGGGCGAGATGGCCATCTCCCCGGATGAACAGCAACTGGCATGGACTCTGGACACCAGCGGCGACGAGGTGTTCAGCCTGCGTCTTGCAACACTGAACGCGACGGATGGCGACTCACGCAACGCCGGCCACGATGACGAGTGCCTGCTGGAGGATATCGGGCCGGACCTGGTGTGGGCCGAGGACGGCCAGCATCTGCTGTTCACGCGCTATGACAGCACCCAGCGCCCCTTCGAGATCTGGTGTCTGAATGTCACGAGCCGCGCCGAGACGCTGCTCTACCGCGAGGAAGACAGCGAATTCTGGGTCGGCATGGGCAAGACCCGCTCACGCGCCTGGCTGATTCTGGAAACCGCCTCCAAGGACACCAGCGAGACCTGGTTGCTCAAGGCCGATGCCCCGCTGGATGAGATGCGCCTGGTGCGCGCCCGCGAGACCGGTGTCGAGTACGGTGTCGACCACCGCCCCGGCCACTTCTATGTGCTGCACAACAGGCAAGCGCCGCACTTCCAGCTCGATATCGCCTCCGAGCATGCGCCCGGCGACTGGCAGCCGCTGATCGCCACCCGCGATGAGGTGACGCTGGAAGGCGTCGAAGCCTTCAGCTGGGGGCTGATGGTCGATGAACGCGATCACCGTCAGGCCCAGGCATGGCTGCGCGTGATCGAATTCGAGGGCACGGCACAGACACAGGCGATCAGTCGCGACGAACGCCTGGCCATGCCGGAACAACCTCTGAGTCAGGGGCTGGGCGACTGCCCGCATTTCGACGCTCGCCGCCTGCGCATCCGCGAGGAAAGCTTCACCACCCCGCCGAGCTGGATCGAGCTGGACCTCGACACGGGTGCGCGCCGACTGCTCAAGCGCCAGACCGTGCATGGCGATCTCGCGCCCGAACAGTTGATCAGCCGCCGCCTGTGGGCGACGTCCAACGATGGCGAGCAGGTGCCGGTCTCGGTGGTGATGCGTCGCGACCTGTGTGATGACACGGGCCGTCCCCACGCCCCGCTGCCGGTGTTGCTCTACGGCTATGGGGCCTACGGCGAGACGCTGGACCCGTGGTTCTCGATCGCCCGTCTGGAACTGCTGACGCGCGGTGTCGCCTTCGCGGTCGCCCACGTGCGGGGGGGCGGAGACCGTGGCGAGCCCTGGTATCTGGCCGGCAAGCTGGAACACAAGGAAAACAGCTTCAACGACTTCCTCGCCGCGCGTGATGCGCTGGTCGAGCACGGCGTCGGGGCCGCGGATCGCATTGCCGCCTACGGTGCCAGCGCCGGTGGTCTGCTGGTCGGCGCCAGCCTCAACAAGCGCCCAGAGGCCTTCTGCGCCGCGGTGCTCGATGTGCCCTTCGTCGATGTGCTGCGCACCATGGAAAACCCGGAGCTGCCGCTGACCACCGCGGAATACACCGAGTGGGGCAACCCGCACGAGAACGAGGCGCGGCGTCGCATCCGCGCCTATTCGCCGCTGGACAACCTGAGCGCCGCGCCCTATCCGCCGCTGTTCCTGCAGGGCAGCTGGCATGACACCCGCGTGCCCTACTGGGAGCCGGCCAAGCTGTATGCGCGTCTGCGCCAGATGGACTGCACGCCGCATCCGGTGCTGTTGCGCACCGACATGAGCGCCGGACATGGCGGCGCCTCGGGTCGCTTCAAGGCGTGGCATGACAATGCGCGCCAGGACGCCTTCCTGCTGTGGGCGCTGGGCGTGTGCGAGAAAGCTGACGGCAATGAGGCCACGCGCGACAACGACTGA
- a CDS encoding VWA domain-containing protein — protein sequence MPRDVAVTSSLEPVRSPGHVSGSSFGPVAKVAGARWLAALMLAGISLASPSAFAEQASSAANASASEPMSEPVSGPVDESASEQAEQMPFVARDVASDANAASGSARDIAPDLRMAIDVSGSMKHNDPTNLRASALDLLVTLLPERSRAGLWGFGEQVQPLLALGAVDAGWKQAARGLEGRLDDYEQYTDLEAGLRAAAEGADVSIDGQGPRQIILLSDGMVDLREPSSEKAASDSASRQRITDELTPTLAAHNITVHTVALSRNADIDLLQQVADGTGGLATVAETPEDLLRAFLGALDRIVPGELVPLEDKRFTIDGSVEEFTALVFHGPDDSAPILIAPDGQRYSLADKASLPEGVRWEHQPRYDLITVTDPEAGQWRIEGQVGVDSRITVVSDLALVSRPLPATLYRGFGYSLSASLVDGARDVAEQDFLATLDGNARLVPEDEGGMSAETAAVTSAQQRGLERDGAQFSVNMPPPQQPGGARLTLTIEGQRDGAPFARQLSQRTSVVDPLLVEPIGGNAQNSTPPSALEVSARHPLLNTANTQLDATLQGEPLSVAEAGESRWRIELPPLERDVSADVQISARIALGGSSRVIDLAPYTLNENAARRAANLDRSPIEGESFGEIQGLDQAVEEKEDLNDLLVKGRLPIDKVPALISQWFEGASDFAKREAESPQSRMIAYAVAGVIGLLVVIMLVRRMTRKPTQREEPHV from the coding sequence ATGCCCCGTGATGTAGCTGTCACTTCGTCTCTTGAGCCAGTCCGTTCACCAGGGCATGTATCCGGCTCTTCATTCGGCCCTGTCGCCAAGGTTGCGGGGGCGCGCTGGCTGGCGGCCCTGATGCTGGCGGGCATCAGCCTCGCGTCGCCCTCGGCCTTCGCCGAGCAGGCGTCGTCAGCGGCCAACGCTTCGGCAAGTGAGCCGATGAGCGAGCCGGTAAGTGGGCCGGTAGATGAGTCGGCCAGCGAACAGGCTGAGCAGATGCCGTTCGTGGCCCGGGATGTCGCGAGTGACGCGAACGCAGCCAGTGGCTCGGCGCGCGACATTGCGCCTGACCTGCGCATGGCGATCGATGTCTCCGGCAGCATGAAGCACAACGATCCGACCAATCTGCGCGCCAGTGCGCTGGACCTGCTGGTCACCTTGCTGCCGGAGCGCTCGCGTGCGGGGCTGTGGGGCTTCGGTGAGCAGGTACAGCCCTTGCTGGCGCTGGGCGCGGTCGATGCGGGCTGGAAACAGGCGGCCCGCGGGCTGGAAGGGCGGTTGGACGATTACGAGCAGTACACTGACCTCGAGGCGGGCCTGCGTGCCGCCGCCGAAGGCGCCGATGTGAGCATCGATGGCCAGGGGCCGCGTCAGATCATTCTACTCTCCGATGGCATGGTCGACCTGCGTGAGCCGAGCAGCGAGAAGGCCGCCTCGGACAGCGCCTCGCGCCAGCGCATCACCGATGAGCTGACGCCGACGCTTGCCGCGCACAACATCACGGTGCATACCGTCGCGCTGTCGCGCAATGCCGATATCGATCTGCTGCAGCAGGTCGCCGATGGCACCGGCGGGCTGGCGACGGTCGCCGAGACCCCGGAAGACCTGCTGCGTGCCTTCCTCGGGGCGCTCGACCGTATCGTGCCCGGCGAGCTGGTGCCGCTCGAGGACAAGCGCTTCACCATCGATGGCAGCGTCGAGGAATTCACGGCGCTGGTCTTCCACGGCCCCGATGACAGCGCGCCGATATTGATCGCACCGGATGGTCAGCGCTATTCGCTGGCCGACAAGGCATCGTTGCCCGAGGGCGTGCGCTGGGAACATCAGCCGCGCTATGACCTGATCACCGTGACCGACCCCGAGGCCGGGCAGTGGCGTATCGAAGGGCAGGTGGGCGTCGACAGCCGCATCACCGTGGTGTCAGACCTGGCGCTGGTGTCGCGCCCGCTGCCGGCCACGCTGTATCGCGGCTTTGGCTATTCCCTCTCAGCCTCGCTGGTCGACGGCGCACGTGATGTCGCTGAGCAGGACTTCCTGGCGACGCTGGACGGCAATGCGCGTCTGGTGCCGGAAGACGAGGGTGGCATGTCAGCAGAAACGGCAGCCGTGACCAGCGCCCAGCAGCGCGGTCTTGAGCGTGACGGCGCGCAGTTCAGCGTCAACATGCCGCCACCGCAGCAACCGGGTGGTGCTCGCCTGACGCTGACCATCGAGGGCCAGCGCGATGGCGCGCCCTTTGCACGTCAGTTGAGTCAGCGCACCAGCGTGGTCGACCCGCTGCTGGTCGAGCCGATCGGTGGCAATGCGCAGAACTCGACGCCGCCGAGCGCGCTGGAGGTCAGCGCGCGTCATCCGCTGCTCAACACCGCCAATACCCAGCTGGATGCGACGCTGCAGGGTGAGCCGTTGAGCGTGGCGGAAGCGGGCGAGAGTCGCTGGCGTATCGAACTGCCGCCGCTGGAGCGTGACGTCAGTGCCGATGTGCAGATCAGTGCGCGCATCGCACTGGGCGGGAGCTCACGGGTGATCGACCTGGCGCCCTATACCCTCAACGAGAATGCGGCGCGGCGTGCCGCCAATCTGGACCGCTCGCCCATCGAGGGCGAGTCCTTCGGTGAGATTCAGGGCCTGGATCAGGCGGTAGAGGAGAAGGAAGACCTCAATGACCTGCTGGTGAAGGGCCGCCTGCCCATCGACAAGGTGCCTGCGTTGATCAGTCAGTGGTTCGAAGGAGCTTCGGACTTTGCCAAACGTGAGGCAGAATCACCGCAAAGCCGCATGATCGCTTACGCCGTTGCCGGTGTGATCGGCCTGCTGGTAGTGATCATGTTGGTGCGTCGCATGACGCGCAAGCCGACTCAGCGGGAGGAACCCCATGTGTGA
- a CDS encoding class II glutamine amidotransferase gives MCELLGMSANVPTDICFSFAGFLQRGGGTGPHRDGWGIAFYEEGGYREFRDPHPSVDSPIARMILDYPIKSQMVISHIRQANVGQVTLANTHPFTRELWGRQWCYAHNGQLADWQALPLPYYRPVGSTDSEHAACFLLGEIRRAFPNPPARCEDLWRHLHAQCERLRGLGVFNLLLSDGVHLYAYCSTRLAHITRRAPFGQASLTDFEMSVDFQQHTTDADVVSVIATDPLTDNEQWQRLLPGQLVVFREGELVASLGGELPLSQEEPGQEQAENGAVDRTATARLKPDWLASDLSC, from the coding sequence ATGTGTGAACTGCTCGGCATGAGTGCCAATGTGCCGACCGATATCTGCTTCAGCTTCGCCGGTTTTCTGCAGCGAGGCGGTGGTACTGGTCCGCACCGCGATGGTTGGGGAATCGCCTTCTACGAAGAGGGCGGTTATCGCGAATTCCGTGACCCGCATCCGTCGGTGGATTCGCCCATCGCGCGCATGATTCTCGACTATCCGATCAAGTCGCAGATGGTCATCAGCCATATTCGCCAGGCCAATGTCGGCCAGGTGACGCTGGCCAATACCCACCCGTTCACGCGCGAGCTGTGGGGTCGGCAGTGGTGCTATGCCCACAACGGTCAGCTGGCGGACTGGCAGGCACTGCCCCTGCCGTACTACCGCCCGGTGGGCAGTACGGACAGCGAGCACGCTGCCTGCTTCCTGCTCGGCGAGATCCGGCGCGCCTTCCCGAATCCGCCGGCCCGGTGCGAAGACCTGTGGCGGCATCTGCACGCCCAGTGCGAGCGTCTGCGCGGGCTTGGCGTCTTCAATCTGCTGCTCTCCGATGGCGTGCATCTCTACGCCTACTGCTCCACCAGGCTGGCGCACATCACGCGCCGCGCGCCCTTCGGGCAGGCGAGTCTCACCGACTTCGAGATGAGCGTCGACTTCCAGCAGCACACCACCGATGCCGATGTGGTCTCGGTGATCGCCACCGATCCGCTCACCGACAACGAGCAGTGGCAGCGCCTGCTTCCGGGTCAGCTGGTGGTGTTCCGCGAAGGCGAGCTGGTCGCCAGTCTTGGTGGCGAGTTGCCGCTGAGCCAGGAAGAGCCAGGGCAGGAGCAGGCCGAGAACGGAGCGGTCGATCGCACCGCGACCGCGCGCCTCAAGCCGGATTGGCTGGCGTCTGACTTGAGCTGCTGA
- the cysK gene encoding cysteine synthase A: MARIYQDNSQAIGNTPLVKINRLSSHPRLYAKVEARNPAFSVKCRIGASMVWDAEERGVLKPGMEIIEPTSGNTGIALAFVGAARGYPVTLTMPSSMSMERRKVLKSLGANLVLTDPAKGMQGAIDKACELQKAEPERYFLPQQFSNPANPRIHEETTGPELWDALDGEMDVLVAGVGTGGTISGIARYFKTVRGLSLEAVAVEPAESTIITQRMQGESITPAPHKIQGIGANFIPDNLDLTLIDRVEPVASEDAMAMARRIMQEEGIMCGISCGAAMTAALRLAEDPAYADKSIVVILPDSGERYLSSPMFAGMFDDVEG, translated from the coding sequence ATGGCCAGGATCTATCAGGACAACTCGCAAGCCATCGGCAATACGCCGCTGGTCAAGATCAACCGCCTCAGCAGCCATCCACGCCTGTACGCCAAGGTGGAAGCCCGCAACCCGGCGTTCTCGGTCAAGTGCCGTATCGGTGCCAGCATGGTGTGGGACGCCGAAGAACGCGGCGTGCTCAAGCCGGGCATGGAGATCATCGAGCCGACTTCCGGCAACACCGGTATCGCGCTGGCCTTCGTCGGCGCGGCGCGTGGCTACCCCGTCACCCTGACCATGCCTTCCTCGATGAGCATGGAGCGCCGCAAGGTGCTGAAGTCCCTCGGCGCCAACCTGGTGCTGACCGATCCGGCCAAGGGCATGCAGGGTGCCATCGACAAGGCCTGCGAGCTGCAGAAGGCCGAGCCGGAACGCTACTTCCTGCCGCAGCAGTTCTCCAACCCGGCCAACCCGCGCATCCACGAAGAGACCACTGGCCCGGAGCTGTGGGACGCGCTGGACGGCGAAATGGATGTGCTGGTGGCGGGCGTCGGTACCGGCGGAACCATCAGCGGCATCGCCCGCTACTTCAAGACGGTGCGCGGCCTGTCACTCGAGGCCGTGGCGGTGGAGCCGGCAGAATCCACCATCATCACCCAGCGCATGCAGGGCGAGTCGATCACGCCGGCCCCGCACAAGATCCAGGGCATCGGTGCCAACTTCATTCCCGACAACCTGGACCTGACGCTGATCGACCGCGTCGAGCCGGTCGCCAGTGAAGACGCCATGGCCATGGCGCGTCGCATCATGCAGGAAGAAGGCATCATGTGCGGCATCTCCTGCGGTGCGGCGATGACCGCGGCGCTGCGCCTGGCGGAAGACCCGGCCTACGCCGACAAGTCCATCGTCGTCATCCTGCCGGACAGCGGCGAGCGCTACCTGTCCTCGCCGATGTTCGCCGGCATGTTCGACGACGTCGAAGGCTGA